The DNA window TGTTTTTGGCGCTTTACTCGGGTTTGCCTCAATTCGCTTCAAAGTTGAGGGCGATCCACTTGTCGAGCAAATCGATGCGATATTACCGCAAACACAATGCGGCCAGTGTGGTTATCCTGGCTGTAAGCCATACGCTGAGGCTATCGCAAATGGTGATGATATCAACAAGTGCCCCCCAGGAGGCGAAGCAACGATAAAAGAGTTAGCAACTTTAATGGGCGTTGATGCAAAACCACTTGATGCCGCTCATGGTGTCGAGGACGTTAAAAAAGTTGCATATATTAGAGAAGACGAATGCATAGGCTGCACAAAATGCATTCAAGCCTGTCCCGTTGACGCCATTATCGGTGCCGCAAAACAAATGCACACCGTGATTATTGATGAGTGCACAGGTTGTGATTTATGCGTGGACCCCTGTCCGGTAGATTGTATCGATATGGTACCTGTAGCAGTAGACTCTAGTCACTGGGAATGGAAGTTTAATAAAGTACCTGTGGGTGATATACCTATCAGGCATATGTCTTAGGGGTATGACCTTGTTTGCCGATTACGACGAAATTATAGAACGCATTAGTGTAAACCAACTTTGGGATTTTCCAGGCGGGGTTCATCCTCCTCAGCAAAAAGCCTTATCTAATCAGTCGAATATTGAAACTTTACCTTTAGATAAAACCTTCTACGTTCCCATTAAGCAGCATATTGGTGTCGACGGGAGAATAATAGTATCTGAAGGCGATAGTATATTGAAAGGACAAGCGCTTACGGCAAGCGAAGCGCCATTTTCTGTTCCAGTGCACGCCCCAACGTCAGGCATAGTTAAAAAAGTCACAGAGCACGTTTCTGCCCACCCATCAGGCATACCTGAACTAAGCATCATTATCGACGCTGATGGGCAAGATACATGGATCCCATTAAAGCCTGTTGCTGATTATGCGAAAACGGGTAAGTCAGAATTAATTGAGCGCATTTGCGACGCTGGCATAAGCGGCATGGGCGGCGCAGGATTTCCAACCCACATTAAATCAAACAATACTAAGCCGCTCGAATTCCTAATCATCAATGGTATTGAATGTGAACCCTACATTTCATCTGACGATAGACTCATGCGTGAGCATGCTTGGCAAATACGACAAGGCATTGATATTTTAGTACATATTTTGCAGCCCCGGCAGGTCATTATTGCGGTTGAAGACAATAAGCCAGAAGCACTTGAAACAATGTCGATAGCTTGCCAGCAAAAGACAAATTATCAGGTAGTGAGTGTGCCAACAAAATATCCAGCCGGCGGCGAGAAGCAACTCGTTCAAGTGCTAACATCACGAGAAGTACCATCGGATGGCCTACCCATCGATGTTGGTTGCATTATGTATAACGTCGGAACCTGCTACGCCATTGCTGATGCCATCGTAGAAGGAAAACCATTAATAGAACGAGTGGTAACTCTGACAGGTAAGGGTTTCAAGTCTCCAAAGAATGTATGGGCTCGTTTAGGAACGCCAATTCAGACTTTATTGAAACACGGCGATTACGATGACAGCACGCAGTCGTCACCAAGGTTTATTATGGGTGGCCCGATGATGGGGTTTACTGTGACATCGCTGCTGACGCCTATCGTGAAAATATCCAACTGCATACTGGTGCCAGCGGACAACGAACTGCCGCACCCAGATGATGAAAGAGCCTGTATTCGCTGTTCAGCTTGCTCTGATGCCTGCCCTGCATCGCTATTACCACAACAGCTATTTTGGTATAGCAAATCCAAGGAGCTTGAAAAAGCTGAAGAGTATAATCTCTTCGATTGTATTGAATGCGGTGCCTGCGCTTATGTTTGCCCAAGTGAAATACCACTTGTGCATTATTATCGCCAAGCAAAAGCGGATATTCGAAACCAAAGAGAAGAAAAAGAAAGGTCAGACAAAGCGAAGATACGCTTTGAGGCACGCAAAGCCAGATTACAGAAAGAAAAAGAAGAGCGCGAGGAAAAGCATAGAATTGCGGCCGAAGCACGCAAAGCTTCATTGAACAAAGATGGTGGCGCCGCTAAAGACAAAATTGCAGCAGCACTGGCAAGAGCTAAAGCGAAAAAAGAAGCCTTAGCTAAAAAACAGACCCAAAACGACGCACTAGGGGCGCCGGCTCCAGAGTCTGATAAGACGGAAGTAGCTTCTATAGACGAAGTATCTACAGAGTCCGCATCATCACAAACATCAGCAAAAACGACGAATGAAACTGAACAAGCTAAGCCGGTGCTTAAGTCGACCGCAAACGAAAGTTCAGATATCACTGCAGAAGAGGATGCCGAAGCAAAAGCTGCAGCAAAGAAAAAACGAGTTGCCGCAGCGGTTGCAAAAGCAAAAGCGAAAAAACTAGCAGCGAAGCAAATCAAAAAAGAGAATAACGAATCATGACAATGTTGAGTTTATCTAGCTCACCTCACCACCATAATCGACGTGACACCGGTCAGGTAATGCGTCTCGTTTGCTATGCAGCTATTCCCGGTATTCTTACTAATGTGTGGTTTTTCGGGTTTGGTATTCTTGTACAAGCAGCCATAGCAATCGTAACCGCCTTAGTAACAGAGGGCGTCATTATGGAACTCAGAAAGAAAAAGACTGAGCGCATATTAAAGGACTACAGCGCAGTTTTAGCGGCACTTCTTTTGGCTATTTCAATTCCACCATTGGCACCGTGGTGGGTCATTGTCATCGGAACATTTTTTGCAATTGCAATTGTTAAGCAACTTTATGGTGGTCTGGGATACAACATGTTTAACCCCGCTATGGCCGCTTATGTCATGCTGTTGATTTCGTTTCCTGTACAGATGACATCGTGGTTACCTCCCCTATCAATCGCAGAGCAATCTCACACTTTATGGGATGCGATACACACTATTTTCACAGGCTTCACAAGCACCGGTTTTAGTGTAGAACAATTGAAAGTAGGCGTTGATGGCGCAACTATGGCGACACCACTCGATGCTGTGAAAACTGCGCTGCTGCAAGGTTATACCGTGACTGAAGCTCAGGAACACATAATTTTCGACGGCCAGTATGGCAAAGGCTGGTTTTGGGTTGCAACGGCTTATTTAGCCGGCGGTTTATTTTTAATCAAAACAAAAGTGATTAATTGGCATATTCCCGGCAGTATGTTGGCCGCCGCAGCACTCTTGAGTTTTGTTTTGTTTTTGCTTGATGGAGACCAATACGCTTCACCATTGTTTCACATCTTCAACGGAAGCTTAGTGCTTGGTGCCTTTTTTATAGCGACTGATCCTGTTTCCGCATCTACAACAATAAAAGGTCGTCTTATTTTCGGCGCAGCTATTGGCTTTTGGGTGATTATCATTCGAAACTGGGGAGGATATCCTGACGCCATCGCTTTTGCCGTTCTGATTATGAACATGACTGTTCCGCTAATTGATTACTACACGCAGCCTAGAACCTATGGCCATCAAAGCAAAGCGAGAAAAAGCTCATGATAATGAATTACATGGGAAAAAATGGCGCTATTTTAGCAGGCTTTGCGCTGGTAACTACGGGTCTCATCGCTGTCACTTTTGCGGGTACAAAAGACCGAATTCAACGTGCACAAGAAAAACAGCTTTTATCGGTCTTAAATGAATTGGTTCCCGAAAATTCGCACACTAATGAACTGAATTTAGACTGCATAATAGTGAACGCACCTGAACAGTTGGGCACCACGCAAGACAAACGCATTTTTAGAGCCCGTAATGGTAGTGAAAACGTAGCCGCAGTGATAGAAACTAGTGCGCCTAATGGCTACAGCGGCGAAATTAAGATGGTTGTCGCGGTCAGTTTAAATGGAACATCGATTGGCACGCGAGTCGTTGAACACAAAGAAACACCGGGCTTAGGTGACAAAGTTGACCTGCGCGTTAGCGACTGGGTATTGTCCTTTGCCAATGTACCGTTCAGTGGCAAAGACGATAAACGCTGGCAAGTGAAAAAGGACGGCGGCCAATTTGATCAATTTACTGGGGCCACAATTACGCCTAGAGCAGTTGTGCAAGCGGTTAAGAGCACTCTCGTATACTACAACGCAAATCGCGACATGATTTTTAATACGGCAAGTAATTGTGCTAGTCCTGATATCGATGGGTCCTCTAGGGAAGCTTTCGCTGACGATACCATAGCGAAAGAAGCCTTAGCTATGGATGTACTCGCCCAAATAAAGGCACCTGCGAATGAATGAATATCAAAATTTAACCGTCCAGGGGATTTGGAAAAACAACCCAGCCCTAGTTCAATTATTGGGACTATGTCCGTTACTTGCTGTAACGGCAACCGTCATCAATGGCTTAGGCTTAGGCATTGCAACAACTCTTGTTCTATTGGGCTCTAATATCACAGTCTCGCTCGTACGAAATTTTGTTCCGAACG is part of the Glaciecola nitratireducens FR1064 genome and encodes:
- the rsxD gene encoding electron transport complex subunit RsxD: MTMLSLSSSPHHHNRRDTGQVMRLVCYAAIPGILTNVWFFGFGILVQAAIAIVTALVTEGVIMELRKKKTERILKDYSAVLAALLLAISIPPLAPWWVIVIGTFFAIAIVKQLYGGLGYNMFNPAMAAYVMLLISFPVQMTSWLPPLSIAEQSHTLWDAIHTIFTGFTSTGFSVEQLKVGVDGATMATPLDAVKTALLQGYTVTEAQEHIIFDGQYGKGWFWVATAYLAGGLFLIKTKVINWHIPGSMLAAAALLSFVLFLLDGDQYASPLFHIFNGSLVLGAFFIATDPVSASTTIKGRLIFGAAIGFWVIIIRNWGGYPDAIAFAVLIMNMTVPLIDYYTQPRTYGHQSKARKSS
- the rsxC gene encoding electron transport complex subunit RsxC — its product is MTLFADYDEIIERISVNQLWDFPGGVHPPQQKALSNQSNIETLPLDKTFYVPIKQHIGVDGRIIVSEGDSILKGQALTASEAPFSVPVHAPTSGIVKKVTEHVSAHPSGIPELSIIIDADGQDTWIPLKPVADYAKTGKSELIERICDAGISGMGGAGFPTHIKSNNTKPLEFLIINGIECEPYISSDDRLMREHAWQIRQGIDILVHILQPRQVIIAVEDNKPEALETMSIACQQKTNYQVVSVPTKYPAGGEKQLVQVLTSREVPSDGLPIDVGCIMYNVGTCYAIADAIVEGKPLIERVVTLTGKGFKSPKNVWARLGTPIQTLLKHGDYDDSTQSSPRFIMGGPMMGFTVTSLLTPIVKISNCILVPADNELPHPDDERACIRCSACSDACPASLLPQQLFWYSKSKELEKAEEYNLFDCIECGACAYVCPSEIPLVHYYRQAKADIRNQREEKERSDKAKIRFEARKARLQKEKEEREEKHRIAAEARKASLNKDGGAAKDKIAAALARAKAKKEALAKKQTQNDALGAPAPESDKTEVASIDEVSTESASSQTSAKTTNETEQAKPVLKSTANESSDITAEEDAEAKAAAKKKRVAAAVAKAKAKKLAAKQIKKENNES
- the rsxB gene encoding electron transport complex subunit RsxB yields the protein MMLTLLALAAIVFLALVFGALLGFASIRFKVEGDPLVEQIDAILPQTQCGQCGYPGCKPYAEAIANGDDINKCPPGGEATIKELATLMGVDAKPLDAAHGVEDVKKVAYIREDECIGCTKCIQACPVDAIIGAAKQMHTVIIDECTGCDLCVDPCPVDCIDMVPVAVDSSHWEWKFNKVPVGDIPIRHMS
- the rsxG gene encoding electron transport complex subunit RsxG codes for the protein MNYMGKNGAILAGFALVTTGLIAVTFAGTKDRIQRAQEKQLLSVLNELVPENSHTNELNLDCIIVNAPEQLGTTQDKRIFRARNGSENVAAVIETSAPNGYSGEIKMVVAVSLNGTSIGTRVVEHKETPGLGDKVDLRVSDWVLSFANVPFSGKDDKRWQVKKDGGQFDQFTGATITPRAVVQAVKSTLVYYNANRDMIFNTASNCASPDIDGSSREAFADDTIAKEALAMDVLAQIKAPANE